Proteins found in one Acipenser ruthenus chromosome 18, fAciRut3.2 maternal haplotype, whole genome shotgun sequence genomic segment:
- the LOC131698540 gene encoding NADP-dependent oxidoreductase domain-containing protein 1-like codes for MMSDITVGLDSLSFESGLSECEKPFLFLKARYTGLVLCSCAHAAFFVKLIHAVRLRVLKGHGSLRSKVSCLHLSADDGILKVGVLGGGHIGKQLTKVLLQFTNLRPGNLKVSSRGPVGKNDLKILGVECFYDNRRLAAWADVLFLCCLPSHLSRVCAEIQSELSQSCIVYSFVSAVPVPR; via the exons ATGATGTCCGATATAACAGTCGGTCTAGACTCCCTCAGCTTCGAATCTGGATTAAGTGAATGTGAAAAACCTTTCCTGTTTCTAAAAGCACGCTATACTGGTCTGGTGCTTTGCTCCTGCGCCCATGCTGCCTTCTTCGTCAAACTAATCCATGCAGTAAG ATTAAGAGTGTTAAAGGGACACGGTTCTCTTAGGTCTAAAGTATCCTGTTTGCATCTATCTGCCGATGACGGCATTCTGAAAGTTGGTGTTCTAGGAGGAGGCCACATTGGAAAACAACTGACAAAGGTGCTGCTCCAATTTACAAACCTTCGTCCAGGAAACCTTAAAGTTTCCAGCAGAGGACCTGTGGGTAAGA ATGACCTCAAGATATTAGGGGTGGAATGCTTTTATGACAATCGGCGATTGGCTGCCTGGGCTGATGTTCTTTTTCTCTGCTGCCTTCCCTCTCACTTGTCTAGAGTCTGTGCAGAAATTCAGTCTGAACTCAGCCAGTCCTGCATTGTGTATAGCTTtgtcagtgctgtacctgtgcccaggtaa
- the LOC131696587 gene encoding protein TMED8-like, translated as MTEVCILLTAHNASLFTVFPMSSLPAAATTVFPRARFGPPAVGSTVVSDPICSESVPTDSSEMENVDMSSEVQSWLAALSVSSFPGITSESCQHGSQERLQSTETLQPPESTCSPEQQTTDVNDPSLFSQPQLSAEKTQEGRASSSHPLTTQNSLGDSAVIHSDHNGVAEAGPEAPLEDEKVQLPPLAPPLTWTLPVIKEFKAKLRLEEAAVLTVYRGDVVTVRVPTVPEGKRLCWEFATDNYDIGFGIYFDWMPVTSRMITVQVSESSDDEDDEGEVEGSVSSGDIESGSKACPISHLGEILPVYRQDSHLAVQAGHHEYPGEGMYLLKFDNSYSLWRNKTLYYRVYYSD; from the exons ATGACGGAAGTCTGCATTTTGCTCACAGCTCACAACGCCTCTTTGTTTACTGTATTTCCGATGTCGAGTCTACCTGCTGCTGCAACGACTGTATTTCCTAGAGCCAGATTTGGTCCCCCCGCGGTCGGGTCGACTGTTGTATCGGATCCGATTTGCTCCGAGTCAGTACCGACCGACAGCTCAG agatggAAAATGTAGATATGAGTTCGGAGGTGCAGTCTTGGTTAGCTGCGCTGTCCGTCTCCTCCTTCCCAGGAATAACTTCGGAGAGCTGCCAGCACGGCTCCCAGGAGAG ACTTCAAAGCACAGAGACATTACAGCCTCCTGAGAGCACCTGCAGCCCTGAGCAGCAAACCACCGATGTGAATGATCCGAGTCTATTCAGCCAGCCACAGCTCTCTGCAGAG AAAACCCAAGAAGGCCGTGCCAGCTCCAGTCACCCGCTAACCACCCAAAATTCCCTCGGTGACTCCGCGGTGATCCACTCAGACCACAATGGTGTGGCAGAAGCGGGACCCGAGGCTCCGTTAGAGGATGAGAAAG TTCAGTTGCCCCCACTGGCACCCCCCTTGACCTGGACCTTACCGGTCATCAAGGAGTTCAAGGCAAAGCTGCGGCTGGAGGAGGCGGCGGTGCTGACGGTGTACCGCGGAGACGTGGTGACGGTTCGTGTGCCGACTGTCCCGGAGGGGAAGCGGCTGTGCTGGGAGTTTGCCACTGATAACTACGACATCGGCTTCGGGATTTACTTCGACTGGATGCCTGTGACGAGCCGAATGATCACCGTGCAGGTCAGCGAGTCGAGCGACGACGAAGACGATGAAGGGGAGGTGGAAG GCTCTGTAAGTTCAGGAGATATAGAAAGTGGATCGAAAGCCTGCCCTATCTCTCACCTAGGTGAGATTTTACCAGTGTACCGACAAGACAGCCACTTAGCGGTGCAGGCTGGCCATCACGAATACCCTGGTGAAGGAATGTACCTGCTCAAGTTTGACAACTCCTACTCGCTGTGGAGAAATAAAACTCTTTACTACCGTGTATATTACAGTGATTGA